The nucleotide sequence CTGACATCCATCCAGCTACTCTGGATATGCGCACTGCAGCTTCCTCGGTGAAGCGGTCTTAAGAATCTCGTTTAAACGCCCGACTGCTTGACTCGTCTCAGTTCACAGCCAACAAAGCGCGCCTCCTCGGAGGAGGAGAGACATAGGCGCGACTGGGGGAGTGCACGTGGCAGGGCCTGAAATGCTATTTTTGTTGGCCTGCCACAGTCAAGCACCTAGGGCCCGTTGCCGGTGCCTTTGGTAACCTGGCTTGCTACCAAAACCCTCTTCAATCAATCCCGTGACGTCGCGTACTCACACAAGGCACTGCGAGCCGCGATCCAGGCCGCGCCGAACGGTCTGCGGGCCCTTGTTCGTCACTTCCTAGCCGCAGGTCGAAGTCTTCGAAGCTGCGGCTGGGAAGTGGCCCTCCTGCGCCAGGAGGGCCGGTGAATGTCTACCAGCTGAAGCGCACCGCCAACTGGATCTGGCGCGGATCGTGCGCCGACTTGATGGTGCCAAAGTCGCCGCTTGGGGTAAAGCCATTGTCGCTGATCGAGCTGATCGGGTTATAGAAGTTGGCGCGGTTGAAAAGATTGAAGAATTCGGCGCGGAGATACAGCTTCTTGTCCTCACCTCCGAGCGTAAAGCCCTTCTGGATGGCAAAGTTCATGTTGACGAAATTCGGGCCGATGAACGCGTTGCGACCGGTACGGCCGATGCAGGCCTGACCTGGGATCGGCATGAAGGTAGATGCATTGTTGGCCACCACCTGCGCCGGGCAGACGTCGCTGAGCAGGAAGATGAACTGGGTGGGGTCGATCGCTCCGTTTGGGTTATCCGTGATTAGGATCTGATTCTGCGGGACTCCCAGCTCGGCGCGCTGCGTGATCCCTCCGGCGATCGGCCCGCCGAAGATGCTGAACGGCTGGCCCGTCTGGGCCGTGAAGATGCCGCTGAATGCCCACATATCCCAGAGCTTGCTGGAGGATTTCGTTTCCCAGACGTAGTCCACGGTCAGGCGGTGGGTGGAATCGAAGTCCGAGCGGCCGTAGTCGTTGGCGAGGAAGTGGAACGGGTCCTGCGGGATGAGGTACGGGCTGGTCAGCACGCGCCCGGCGCCGGTGGTGGTCAAAGCTCCGGTGCTGAAGTCGATGAACGGAAACACCGGCTGGGCGAAGCCTAAGCCCGCAGGGGGCAGTGCCCCCGTGAAGGTACCTAGGAGATTCTGTGTCGGGAAACTCCCGTTCTCCAAGAATTGATATCCCAAGAGCAGGTTGCGAGGAGAAATGGGGAGAGTGGGGTAGATGCCGGTCGAGGAATTGTCGAGCGACTTGGAGTAGCTGTAGGCGACATTCAGGCGCAGGCCGTGCCAGCCGGCCGTCCGTACGCGCGCCATCACCGAGTGATAGTTGGAATCGCCCCGGTTGGTGACAGTGTAGATGGGGAACTGGGACATGTTGTCAAACCACAGGTTGCTCCCGGGGCTGCTGGCGTCGGGACAGGTTGGGCTGCCAACGCCTCCGGTGCAGAGGCGGACGTGGCCCCATTCGTTCGCGTAATTCTGGTCGTACACAACCGGCAAATAATACCCGATCATGCCAACGTATCCGACTTCCGCGGTCACCTTGGGCGAAAGTTGTTGCTGGATCGAGGCGCTGGCTTGCAAGGAATGCGGGGTATTGGAGTGCCCCGTGTCACGCGCGTAGATCGCGAAGGGTTGCTGCATCGAAGCATAGAAGCTGTTCGGATTCACGCCGTCGAGCGTGGTGGCTGCCAGCGCGCCCGCCTGTACGAGGGAGTTCCCGAAGCCGCACTGGTAATTGCCGCCGCAGGCGCCACCGAGCGGGAAACCGGCCTGGCCGCTGAAGCCCTGTCCGATGATTGCATTCGGGGACGTGATCGGCCGGTTGTACATCAACTGCGAGATCTGGCTGATCGGCGCCTGGTCGTAGAAGATGCCGAAGCCGACGCGCACCACGGTGGGGTGGGCGACTTCATCGCCGCGGACATTCCAGGCAATGCCCGCGCGCGGGGCAAAATTCAAGGTGTTGGAACGCGCGGTCTGGTTGTAGCCGTTGGTGCTCGTCGATTTGCAGCCGGTGCCATTGATCCAGGTAGGATTGCCGAAGGAATCCTGCACCGGGAAGCCCCCGAACGCGGCCGTAAGGACGCCCCACGGGGGATCGACAGCCCCGCAAAGATTGCCGTAGGGGTCCTGGACGGCGGTGCCGTTCTGCTGCACCATGCCGTTCGACGCCGGGTCGAAGTTCCAGATGTTGTTGTTGATCTCCCGCGGAACCGAGAAGTACTCGTAGCGGAGACCGTAATTGAAGGTCAGGTTCTTGCGCGCGCGGTAGGTGTCCTGGAGGTAGCCTGCGACCACCCAGGACCTGAACTTGCCGCTGTAGGCGGGGTTGAACTGGGCAAAATCGAAGCTCGGCCGGCGGAAGGCATTGTTGGGACACGCAACGGACCCTACGTTGCAGCTTTCGCTGTCGCTGGTGAACTCGCCGATGTTCCCGGAGTAGATGAGGCCGCGGTTAAAGGCGCCGTTGAACACGTCGTTGTCCAGGTGGCGGAATTCGCCGCCGAATTTGATGTTGTGGTGACCATGGTTCCAGGAGACGTTGTCGGTAACGGAGAAGGTGGAATCGCGGCGCTCGGCCGGTGCCCCCAGCGGCGCGCCCAGGCGCGCAAACGGGAAGCGGGAATCGGACCATGGGAACATGAGGCTCGGGGCGCCGGCGCCGAAGTCCAGCCACCCAGCATAGGCCCCGAGAACTCCCGGCGCGGCACCGCTCGATTGTGTATCAATCCCGTTCAGCAGGATGGTAGGCATCTGCTTGAAGGGCAGACCCAATGTAGTGGCGTCGAAGCTGGCGTCCTGCGCCGATTCGCCCAGGTCGAACCGGCTGTACCCGAAGCGTAATTCATTGATCAGCGTCTTCGTGAAGTTGTGGCTGAAGGACAAGCTCGCGTTGTGGTTCACTGCTTCGCGGAAGGCGCCATTACCCGGATACGAGCCGACCGCGGGCAAGGTGTCGTCATGCAACTGGTTCAGGATCTGGCCCACGTAGCGGAACGTGAAATCGGTGTTCTCCGACTTCTTGAAATCGGTGCGCAAGAGGAAGTTGTGGACGTGGGTGTAGTTCGGTGTCTCGCCCTGGAAGAACTCGAGGACGCCAGGCACCGCGCCCGAACCCAGAGCCTTGATGTTGGACGCCGGGAACAGCTTGAGGATGTTTTGTGCCTGGACGAAGTTGGGATCGGCCGCGCCCAGGCCCGAAGCAAACGGATAGCCATGGTACGTCGTGTCGAAGCTCGATGGAACGCGCTCCAGGATCGGGTTGGGGTTGTCGATGCGCGTGCCTTCGTAGCTGCCGAAGGCGAACCACTTGTCTTTGATCAGGGCGCCGCCCCCACTGGCGCCGAACTGCTTGGAGTCGAACGGCTGCTTGAACTGGTTGTGGTCCTTGAGAATCTGGGCCGGATCGAAGAACGTGTTCAGACCATCGGTGTTGGCCACGCACGTGTTTGCCGGGAAGGCGCCAACGCGGGAGTTTGTGCAATAGCCCGCCGCTTGAGCGTTGGCCACATACTGGTTGTAGCTGAACGGCGTGCGATACTGCGCTGCCGTTGGGTCGAGTACCGGCGCAACGCCCACCGTACCGGCGTAGGCCGCGGCCTTATCAAATGTAGTGCCGTTGTAGAGCGAGAGTGGATTGTCGGCGTTCAGGACGTCGCTGCCGAAGTAGCCATAGACGCTGCCGTGAAAGGCGTTGCCGGCGCGCTTGGTCACCACGTTGACGGTGCCACCCAGGTTGCGACCGTATTCGGCGTTCGCGGTGGAGGAGGTGACGCGGAACTCCTGGATCGAGTCATTGACCTGGAAGGGAATGGCCTGGTTGCTGCTGCTCGCCAGGTTGTCGGTGCCATCCAACAGGAAGTCGTTCTGGCTGGGACGGGCTCCGGCCACGCTGAAGGATGCCCCGGTCAGCGCTGAGCCCTGTTCAGTATCGTGGACATTGGGAGTGATCAGGCCGAGGACGAGGAAGTTCCGGTTATAAAGAGGAAGGGAGCGCAACTGGTCGCCGGTGACCACGCCGCTGACAGCCGAACTGACCGTCTCATTGCGAACCGTGGGCTGCGTCTTGACTGGGCCTGCCGGCTTCGGTGGAGCGCCGGCCGCTACCTCGGGCTGTTCGGTGAGCGGCGGAAGGATCACACGCTCGTCGCCGACGTTGACCGTGATTCCGGTGCGCTGGTCGATCTGCTTGGCGCCATGCTTCGCGGTCACCGTGTAGTTGTCCGCGGGAGGCACCTCCGAGAATGTGTAGGAGCCATCGGAGCCGGTGACGGCGGTTCGCGAAAATCCGAGGGCGCGGTTCTCCAGGATGACGGTGACATCCGGCATCGGATTGCTGCCCGCGTTGTACACGGTCCCGTAAATGACCGCGTTCTGGGATGCCGCGAACAGCGATCCGGCGCAACCCAGAACGAACACGAGAAGTAGAATGGCGCAGCGTGTGTTCCAGCTCATGTCCTCTCCTCCGCTGGATGCGACCGTGGAAGAATTCATCGGTTCCTGGAAGGCTCTCCTGAAGCGAAGCGGCTCCCATGGCGCATCGTTCCTGCTTCCATCTAAGGGTGGGCGATAAGTGTCGCCTCACCATTACTACGCTGGTTACTAAGCCGTTGAATTACTATCACTTTACAATTCAAAAGGCTACTTTCTTTGCCTTCAAATGTTTCAAACCTAGAGCCCTTGACTTTGCGGTCAAGAGTCTGCCGCAGCACGAACACCGGCGGCACGTCGGTTCTTTCGCCTCAGTCGTGGGGGCGGCAGAATTCTGCCACTACTCGACCGGAAAAAACAGGGAAAAATCCCAATCGACCCTACGACGTCACCCCCTCAATCCTCTGTGATTTGCGTCACAGACCCCCCTATGACATGGGGCTAGGGTTGAAGTAGGCCCCACCGCCCGGTGGACGACGAAAGAGGTGGATCATGCTGCGTAGATGGCGTTGCGTGTTCCTCGTGACCTTAGTTGCTGGTCTGCTTGCTACATCGCTGCTCGCCCAGAAGGCCCCCAAAGTGAAATACGACCCCACGACTGAGGTCAAGATCAGCGGCACGATCGAAGAGGTGAAGGAGTTCGAGTGTCCCGTCAGCGGAACCATGGGATTTCATATCGTGCTCCGGTCGGGTGGCCAAACCCAGATCGTGCACGTCGCGGCATCCAAGTTCATGAAGGATTACGAGATCACCTTCGAGAAGGGAGAGCGCATCGACGTGCTTGGCTCGAAGGTCAAGCTGGGGAGCGGTGAGGACGCCATCCTGGCACGGGAGATCACGCGCGGGCAGAACACGTACGCGTTCCGCGACAAGCAGGGCAAACCGCTCTGGTAGCGCCAGAGCCCGGTACCCGAACGGCACGGCTGAGACCGTGCCGATGTTTTTTGGGAGCTCGGCAGCGCGGCCGCCCTCGGAAAAGAGAGTGTGGCAACCTCACCAGTCGGCTTCTCCGGCCGCCGACGTTTCCGCAGCGGCCTGCTCGCGTACGCGTGGCGCCGTAAGCCGCGCGGAGGCCAGGCCGCAAAGCGCGAAAAACAGGGCCGCGTTGGCGGGAATCTGAAGATTAAAGTCCCAGAAGCTGTGCGCGACGATGGCGGTGCACGAAGTCAGCGAGTACAGGGTCACTGCGTCGATGGTGCGGCTCTGGCGGTTGCGCACTTTGCTCAGTCCGGCGCGGTAGAGTGCGAACAGGAACCAAGCGATCACGACCGCGCCCACGATACCCGTCTCCGCGACCAGCTCCGCGTAATCGTTGTGTGCGTGGTTGATGAACAGGCTGGTATAAAAGCTGCGGACCTGCGGGAACACCAGCGGATACGTGCCCAGTCCCCATCCGGTCACGGGCTTGTGCGCGATCAGCCGCACGCTGTCCTTCAGGATCAGGGGGCGCCCCGGTCCCACCAGGTCCTGCTGCCGGGGAACCGAGAATCGCTCCAGGAGCGCGTCGCCACCGAGCCATGCGACGAACGCCAGAAAGACGATGGCTGCCGCCACCGCCGCAAACCCGGTCCTGTGGTGGCGTCGCGCGCTGCTGCGCGGGACCGCTACGGCGGCCAGGAATGCCAACTCGATCAGCATGGCGAGCACACCGCCACGCGATTGCGAGAGGAAGATGGAGGCCATCATCGTCCCTGTGAACAGCCAGAGCAGAACGCGCTTGTTGCCGCGCTGCACGCCGAGCACCGCCATCACCAGGGGCAAGGGAAGCAGCATCTCCATCAGACCGGCATAGTGGCTGTGGTCTACATAAGGACCGTAGGTCCAGCCCCCGAAACGCGGCAGGCGCACCCAGTAGAGTTTGCCCGTCTTGTCGGTGAGCCCCTGCACGATGGCGAACAGCGCGACCAGGAAACCAAAGATCGAGAACCAGTTGGAAAAAAGCTTCAAGTCGCGGTCGCTGCGCAAGGTTTGAACGACAACAAAAAAGATCGCCGCGTAGGCAAGGAACAGCGTGGCGCGGGTGGTCGTGATGTAGCGGTAGGCGGTCATACCAGAGACCAACTGGAAAAGCACCAGCAGCGCCAGCAGCGACATCGGGAGATACAGCGGGTTGTAGCGGATCTTGATGCGCCGCAAGGACACCTGCTTGGCCATCCACACCAGCACCAAAGCCGACGTGCCGATCTCCAGCACGGTGACGGACCAGGGCTCGGTGGCGCCGAAGGCCAGCGGTCCAAAGCTGAGCAGCGCGCACAGGCCGTACACAAGAGTGTTATGCAGCGAAGCAGCATGGCGGCCGGGGCGCGCGGCTGCATCGCGGGCCGCCTGTGCGGCGGGGTCGAGGATGTCCGCGGGCACGCTCATTTGCGCACCACCGAGACTTCGTCAAGCCACATGCGCCCGCGCACGCGCGTCGTCCCCGGCACACGCACGATGCGCAGCATGAGCAGCTTCGTGTCCGCTTCGGTGCGAAATTCACCTCCCACTTCGCGCCACGCGGTCGTGCCGGTGAACTCCGCCGATAGATAGAATTGCTTTCGGGAGTAGCGGTCGATCACGGCGAGCTGAGGGCCGCCCGCGCCCTCCATCCCCTCGGTCTTCACTCGCGCGCCGACGCGGTACTCGGAATTGGGCTCGACGACGATCAACTGGTAGATGCCGGCGTCCTGCACCGCTTCGCCGTCGAAAGCGATCGCAAGCGACCGGCGCCCCTGGTAGGCCTCGCGCTGGTCGATGGCGAGCGCAACGTGCGGATCGGATTGGTAGCGCCACGAGAACCCGCCATTCAGGATGTCTTCTTCGAAACCCCCATTGCTGACCAGGTTGCCGGCCGCGATGTAGCCGCGCAGCGCTTCGTCACGGCGCATGAGCTGGTCCCATGCGGCGCGGGCGCGCCCGACCTCGCCTTCGTCGAGCAGGTACTGGATGTAGGGGAAAGTGGCCTCCGGGGAGACGCTTTGCTTCAGTTCCATCAGTGCCTGCCAGACCTGCGCGGTGGCGTCGGTCTGGCGGCGCTCCATCAGCAACTGGAGGAACATCAGGTACGCCTCGGGGGTGTGCGGCAGGACCTGGTCCGTGACCACGTTCGCATCCTGCGTTGCCCGCCAACTCAATTCGATGGCGCTGCGCGCATCCTCCGGGCTATAGCGGACCGTCATGCCCAGTAGATTCAGGGCGCGGGGGGTGTCCCCAAGCACGAGGTAGTAGTTCGCTGCCTCGCTGGCGATCTGCGGATTGGTGGGATCGGAGGCCAGCGCATTCTCCAATGACTTCCGCGAGTCCTCGGGCTGCGCCATGATCTGCTGGGTGTTGGCAAGATCCAGCCAGTAGCGCGCCGAATACCGATTCAAGCGCGTCGCGGTTCGGTAGTGCTCCA is from Terriglobia bacterium and encodes:
- a CDS encoding TonB-dependent receptor produces the protein MSWNTRCAILLLVFVLGCAGSLFAASQNAVIYGTVYNAGSNPMPDVTVILENRALGFSRTAVTGSDGSYTFSEVPPADNYTVTAKHGAKQIDQRTGITVNVGDERVILPPLTEQPEVAAGAPPKPAGPVKTQPTVRNETVSSAVSGVVTGDQLRSLPLYNRNFLVLGLITPNVHDTEQGSALTGASFSVAGARPSQNDFLLDGTDNLASSSNQAIPFQVNDSIQEFRVTSSTANAEYGRNLGGTVNVVTKRAGNAFHGSVYGYFGSDVLNADNPLSLYNGTTFDKAAAYAGTVGVAPVLDPTAAQYRTPFSYNQYVANAQAAGYCTNSRVGAFPANTCVANTDGLNTFFDPAQILKDHNQFKQPFDSKQFGASGGGALIKDKWFAFGSYEGTRIDNPNPILERVPSSFDTTYHGYPFASGLGAADPNFVQAQNILKLFPASNIKALGSGAVPGVLEFFQGETPNYTHVHNFLLRTDFKKSENTDFTFRYVGQILNQLHDDTLPAVGSYPGNGAFREAVNHNASLSFSHNFTKTLINELRFGYSRFDLGESAQDASFDATTLGLPFKQMPTILLNGIDTQSSGAAPGVLGAYAGWLDFGAGAPSLMFPWSDSRFPFARLGAPLGAPAERRDSTFSVTDNVSWNHGHHNIKFGGEFRHLDNDVFNGAFNRGLIYSGNIGEFTSDSESCNVGSVACPNNAFRRPSFDFAQFNPAYSGKFRSWVVAGYLQDTYRARKNLTFNYGLRYEYFSVPREINNNIWNFDPASNGMVQQNGTAVQDPYGNLCGAVDPPWGVLTAAFGGFPVQDSFGNPTWINGTGCKSTSTNGYNQTARSNTLNFAPRAGIAWNVRGDEVAHPTVVRVGFGIFYDQAPISQISQLMYNRPITSPNAIIGQGFSGQAGFPLGGACGGNYQCGFGNSLVQAGALAATTLDGVNPNSFYASMQQPFAIYARDTGHSNTPHSLQASASIQQQLSPKVTAEVGYVGMIGYYLPVVYDQNYANEWGHVRLCTGGVGSPTCPDASSPGSNLWFDNMSQFPIYTVTNRGDSNYHSVMARVRTAGWHGLRLNVAYSYSKSLDNSSTGIYPTLPISPRNLLLGYQFLENGSFPTQNLLGTFTGALPPAGLGFAQPVFPFIDFSTGALTTTGAGRVLTSPYLIPQDPFHFLANDYGRSDFDSTHRLTVDYVWETKSSSKLWDMWAFSGIFTAQTGQPFSIFGGPIAGGITQRAELGVPQNQILITDNPNGAIDPTQFIFLLSDVCPAQVVANNASTFMPIPGQACIGRTGRNAFIGPNFVNMNFAIQKGFTLGGEDKKLYLRAEFFNLFNRANFYNPISSISDNGFTPSGDFGTIKSAHDPRQIQLAVRFSW
- a CDS encoding O-antigen ligase family protein, whose protein sequence is MSVPADILDPAAQAARDAAARPGRHAASLHNTLVYGLCALLSFGPLAFGATEPWSVTVLEIGTSALVLVWMAKQVSLRRIKIRYNPLYLPMSLLALLVLFQLVSGMTAYRYITTTRATLFLAYAAIFFVVVQTLRSDRDLKLFSNWFSIFGFLVALFAIVQGLTDKTGKLYWVRLPRFGGWTYGPYVDHSHYAGLMEMLLPLPLVMAVLGVQRGNKRVLLWLFTGTMMASIFLSQSRGGVLAMLIELAFLAAVAVPRSSARRHHRTGFAAVAAAIVFLAFVAWLGGDALLERFSVPRQQDLVGPGRPLILKDSVRLIAHKPVTGWGLGTYPLVFPQVRSFYTSLFINHAHNDYAELVAETGIVGAVVIAWFLFALYRAGLSKVRNRQSRTIDAVTLYSLTSCTAIVAHSFWDFNLQIPANAALFFALCGLASARLTAPRVREQAAAETSAAGEADW
- a CDS encoding carbohydrate binding domain-containing protein, with product MESASHRTRFLAAGIAVIALFVAWVAGDYAAKVLAGSLRPERVALAARLDPLNAAYHHILGRISFYDRQDFPAALEHYRTATRLNRYSARYWLDLANTQQIMAQPEDSRKSLENALASDPTNPQIASEAANYYLVLGDTPRALNLLGMTVRYSPEDARSAIELSWRATQDANVVTDQVLPHTPEAYLMFLQLLMERRQTDATAQVWQALMELKQSVSPEATFPYIQYLLDEGEVGRARAAWDQLMRRDEALRGYIAAGNLVSNGGFEEDILNGGFSWRYQSDPHVALAIDQREAYQGRRSLAIAFDGEAVQDAGIYQLIVVEPNSEYRVGARVKTEGMEGAGGPQLAVIDRYSRKQFYLSAEFTGTTAWREVGGEFRTEADTKLLMLRIVRVPGTTRVRGRMWLDEVSVVRK